The Bradyrhizobium sp. B097 genome contains the following window.
CGCGGTCGCCGATCGCCTCAGCGACATCAACGCGCCTGCCTCGATCCGGGTCTGGGCGATGATCGAGACCGCACGTGCCGTGCTCGACGCCGACAAGCTTGCCGCGGCATCGAAGGACTCCGAGGTCCGGCTCGCCGGCTTCGTGTTCGGGCCGAACGACATTGCGCGTGAAACCCGGATCCGGATGAAGCCGGGCCGGGCGGCGATGATCCCGATGATCACGCATTGCATCCTGGCGACCCGCGCGCACGGGCTCGAGATCCTCGACGGCCCCTATGGCGACATCAGCAATATCGACGGCTTCGCGGAGGAATGCGCGCAGGGCCGCGATCTCGGCTTTGACGGCAAGACGCTGATCCACCCGAGCCACATCGACGCCTGCAACGCGATCTTTACGCCGCCGGAGGCCGAGGTCGCTGAGGCGCGCAGGATCATCGCCGCGTTCGAGCAGCCGGAGAACGCCTCGCGCGGTGCGATCCAGCTCGACGGCCGCATGGTGGAGCGCCTGCACGCCGAGATGGCGAAGCGCACCATCGCGATCGCGGACGCGATCGCCGCGATGGGGCATTGACCTTACCCTCCCCTGGAGGGGGAGGGTCGACGCGAATGAAATGAGCGGCGGGGTGGGGTGACGGTCTCTCCACGGATACTCCGCCCGTGTTGAGAGATCACCCCACCCCGGCTCGCATTTCGCTACGCTCAACGCGATCCGACCCTCCCCCTCCAGGGGAGGGTGATTATCGTGCCCCAAGCCTCTCCGACGCCCATGATATGCCATGGCCGCGGGGCGTCCGCATGATTTCGGAATAATAGAAGAATACCGCTGATTTGCCCGACGAGTCAAGCTGCCATGCCGAGCGCCGGCAGCCGCCGGCTACTTTGCATGGGGTTGTTTTCGATATTTTGGTGGTGCGCCCCTCCAGGGGAGGGTGACTAACCTCCAAACTTCTCCGAAGCCCAGGCATAGAGGCTGCCCGGGATCGGCGCCTCCTTGCCGCGTCCCTTCGGGGAAATGTGAAGGCCGACAATTTCGGGATCGTTCAGGTAGCGCGAAAAATCCGACGGCTCGAAGAACAATCTTGGCTCGGCGTGAACCGCGTAGAACGAGCGCTTCGGCAGCGCGTGCTGTAACTCGCCTTCGCGGCGCGCGAGCGCGGTGAGCGCTGCGGGGCCGTAGATCGCGATGCGGATATCCGAGAGGCGATTGGATTTGCCGCGCAGCTTGCGCATCGCGAAGGTCAGGCGGTGACGCAGCGCCAGCCAGTCCGGCGTCAGCTCGTCCTGCTGCATCAGCGCTTCGAATGCGCGCACGATCGGATCGTTGTGCGGCAGATACAGCACGGAGTTGCCGAGCTGCCGCGGCCGTTCCCAGGCAAAATACGGCTTTGCCGGATCGATCTCGACCGGCTTCAAGAGCAACACATCGGCGTCGAGCCAGAGCCCGGCGCGCTGTGTCATCAGCCGCATGCGGAAGAAGTCGCTGAATTGCAGGATGGTCCAGTCGCGCCACGAACCGTCGCGCTCGGCCGGGCGCAGCCGCTCCGAGAACGCATGCGGCAGCACCGCCTCGGCCTCGGCATTGCCGATGCCGTCCGGCAGGCCGGGAATTGGATCGAAACTGTAGACGGTGACCTTGTGACCGGCCGCCACCTGCGAGCGCAGACAGGTCCGGCGCAACGCGTCCATCGAGCCGTGCCAGAAGGTGACGATGTCAGGCAGCATGGGCGTCAGCCATCAGCAGGTTCGTGAGAAGACAATCTCGCAAAGAAAAGCCCCGGCGCCTGAAGGCACCGGGGCGCGATGACAGGCTGCGCCTCAAGCCCAGGCGCGCTCCTTGAGCTTGGCCTCGTAGGTGTCGATCGACGACTTCTTCTCCATCGTCAGGCCGATGTCGTCGAGGCCGTTGATCAGGCAGTGCTTGCGGAACGCATCGATCTCGAACTTCACCGTGCCGCCGTCGGGGCCGCGGATCTCCTGGTTGGGGAGATCGATGGTCAGCGTCGCATTGGCGCCGCGCTCGGCATCGTCGAACAGCTTGTCGAGGTCCTCCTGCGACACGCGGATCGGCAGGATGCCGTTCTTGAAGCAGTTGTTGTAGAAGATGTCGCCGAACGAGGTCGAGATCACGCAGCGGATGCCGAAGTCGAGCAGCGCCCAGGGCGCGTGCTCGCGGCTCGAGCCGCAGCCGAAATTGTCGCCGGCGACCAGCACCTTCGCATTGCGATAGGCGGACTGGTTGAGGACGAAATCGGGGTTCTCGCTGCCGTCATCCTTGTAGCGCTGCTCGGAGAAAAGCCCCTTGCCAAGGCCGGTGCGCTTGATGGTCTTGAGGTACTGCTTCGGAATGATCATGTCGGTGTCGACATTGATGATCTTCAGCGGTGCCGCGACGCCTTCCAGCGTGGTGAACTTGTCCATCGGTGCTCTTCCCGGGCAAAAATAGGGGATAGGGGCCGGATGTTTATCGCGAATGCGACAGCGGTAAAAGGGCCATTTCTGCAGGCCTAGCCCGCATCGGCCTCAATAGCCTCCATATCGGCGTCGGAGAGGCCGAAATGGTGCCCAATCTCATGGATCAGCACGTGGCGGACGATGTGGCCGAGGGTCTCGTCGTGCTCCGCCCAGTAATCCAGGATCGGCCGCCGGTAGAGCCAGACCAGGTTGGGGAGGCGGGCCACATCGCCATGGCTCTGCTGCGGCAGGCCGATGCCGTGAAACAGGCCGAGCAGATCGAACTCGCTCTCGGCCTGCATCTCGTCGAGCACCTCGTCGGTCGGGAAGTCGTCGACACGGATGATCAGGCCCTCGCAGAGGACCCGGAACGCCTCTGGCAGGCGCTCGAAAATCTCGTGCGCCATGGCCTCCATCTCGGCGAGCGAGGGGGCTTTTGCTGTGGTCCACATGACACTCCTTTAGCGCGAGTGGCTCAGCCGGCGCCAGCGCAGTTGACCTTGGCGGTGCAATGGGAGACCGTGCGGCCCAAGATTGAGGCTCAAGAACGGGGCTTGGGTGGCGTGATGAAACGGATCGTGGCGGCAACGCTGTTGGCGGTAGCAGTCGGGCTTTCGCTTCCGGCCGGAGAGGCGCGGGCACAGAGCGCGGCGGCCGAAGCGCGCATCGGTGAGCCGGCGCCGGTTGTGCGCGAGCGGGTCGTCGAGCACCGCCGGCTCAGGCGGGTGCCGATCTACCGGTCGCGGCCCGATCATTGGGAACCGGATGTCATCCCGCGCTACAATCCCGGTCCGAACGCCGTGCGCGATTGCACCGCGACCTATGTGCAGGAGCACCGGCCGAGCGGCACCGTGATCACGCCGCGCATGAACTGCTTCTGGCGGCCGGGCTAGAGCGCATTCGCGCGAAGCGGAATCTAGTGCAAATGTCGGCGCGCTGCGCCGATCAGTCCGGCCGCGACGACCGCTCCCACCGTTCCATAGACCGCGAGCGCCATCAGCACTTGCGTGAGCTGGCTCGCCGTTCCCATGCCGCCGCCCGGTCCTTGCGAGGCGAGCGCGACATCAACTGAAATCATGGACCCAGCGAGCGTTGCCGCGCCGAGTGCCAGCCATTTGCGCGGGCCTTGTTGAGTCATCGGCGATCTCCTGCGCGAAGCTCCTTACAACATACGACCATTGTCTATGCCGGTTTTACGCACAGACACGAAAATTCCAGCGGCTGCGTTGGAACCTGCGTGCGCCAGCGGCATTCACCATCGTGGCGCAGTCATTCACATCCCATTCACGTCGCCTGCACTCTGCTTGCGATCTGCGTCGCGGCAACGGGGGTCGATTCGAATGCCAGAGCGTTTTCGAGCGAAGTTCTTCGCGTGAAGAAAACGTCAAGGCAAGAAGCTCGAGTCGTCGTTGCAAGACGTGACATCAAGGGATCAAGGAGAAAACGTATGAAGGTGATGAAGGTTCTGGGGCTTGCGGCCGTCGGTGCCGTGCTGGTTTTGGCGGCACCGGCCGAGCGCGCGAACGCGATGTCGCTTGCGACTCCGGGCGCCGCCGCAACGGTTCAGGACAACGCGAACCAGACGACCACGCAGGTCCGCTATGGTCATGGTCATGGCTGGCATCGTGGCTGGGGTCGTGGACATCACCGTGGCTGGGGCTGGGGCCATCGCCGCCACTGGCGCCGCTGATCGCGCGGCGTATCAGCGCAGTTGAGACACAGGCCCGTGAGCAGCGGGCCTGTTGCCGTTCTCAGCCATCAAACCGGCAGATTCGCGCGCGCGAGATGAGATCAATCGCAATCTGCAGGAGTTGATCATGATGAGATGGATCTGTGTTGCCGCGGTCGCTTGTGCATTCGCGCTGACGGCGCCGGCATTGGCAACCGCCGCGGCATCAGCCAAGCCGCAGGCCGCGACACAGCAGCGGCAGGCGGGCAAGGCGACCGACTTCAGCGCGCAGCGCCATCATCGCCATTACCATCGTCACCATTATCACCAAGGCTACTATTACCAAGGCTACCGGCCTTATTACCGGCCGTACTACCAGCCCTATTCCTATTACCGGCCGTACGGCTCCTATTATTACGGACGGCCCTATTACTATCGACCGTACCCATATGCGGTGCCGGCGCCGTTCACCTTTGGCTTCGGGTTCGGCCCGTTCTGGTGATGCAGCCGGCCGCGCTGCGATCGTCGCCGACATTCCCGCTCGGCCATACGGGGTCTATTGGTAAGGTCTGAAACGACAGCGGGCGCCAAGCGGCGCCCGTTTCTTCAGGTCACTCTCGCTGGAGAGCGCGCTAGTCCCAGTTCTTCAGCTTCCAGGACTTTATCTTCCACGGCGTCAGGTTTTCCATCCGCCATTGCGTCCAGCGCTCCGGCGGCCAGTGGCTGAGGCGCGAGGTTTCCTTCACCTCGGGAAGCGGATCGATGATGCGTGGTGCGGCGCGGCGGCGCTTCTGCCGCGTCGCCTCACTGATCATGTCGACGAATTCGTTCTTGTCGGCCACGTCCGGCTCCCCACGAAGCTTGTGTTCGCAAGGAGCCAGTGTGCGTGCGCCCCGTTAACGAGCCGTTTCCGAAACGGCTCGAGCTTGAGGCGAAAACCGCGCTTACCCTACCGCCAGTCGCGGACGTCGACGAAATGGCCCGCGATCGCGGCGGCCGCGGCCATCGCGGGCGACACCAGATGGGTGCGGCCCTTGAAGCCCTGGCGGCCCTCGAAGTTGCGGTTCGAGGTCGAGGCGCAGCGCTCTTCCGGCTTCAGCTTGTCCGGGTTCATCGCCAGGCACATCGAGCAACCCGGCTCGCGCCATTCGAAGCCGGCCGCAACGAAGATCTTGTCGAGGCCTTCGGCTTCCGCCTGTTCCTTCACGATGCCCGAGCCCGGCACGATCATCGCGTTGACGTTGGCGTTGACGGTCTTGCCCTCGGCGATCTTCGCGGCGGCGCGCAGGTCTTCGATGCGGCCGTTGGTGCAGGAGCCGATGAAGACGCGGTCGAGCTTGATGTCGGTGATCTTGGTGCCGGCGGTCAGGCCCATATATTTCAGCGCACGGTGCTTGGAGAGCCGCTTCGCCTCATCCGCGATCTTGTCGGGATCGGGCACGAAGCCGGTCACCGAGATCACGTCCTCAGGGCTCGTGCCCCAGGTGACGATCGGCGGCAGCTTTGCGGCGTCCAGCCGGAGTTCGTGGTCGAAATGCGCGCCCTCGTCGGAGCGCAGCGTCTCCCAGTAGCGCATCGCGGCATCCCAGGCCGCGCCCTTCGGCGCCTTCGGGCGGTCGCGGAGGAAGTCGAACGCCTTCTGGTCGGGCGCAACCAGGCCGGCGCGCGCGCCGCCTTCGATCGACATGTTGCAGACCGTCATGCGGCCTTCCATCGACAGCGCACGGATCGCCTCGCCGGCATACTCCAGTACATAGCCGGTGCCGCCGGCGGTGCCGATCTCGCCGATGATCGCCAGGATGATGTCCTTGCCGGTCACGCCTTCAGGCAATTTGCCGTCGACGATCGCGCGCATGTTCTTGGCCTTCTTCTGGATCAGCGTCTGCGTCGCCAGCACGTGCTCGACCTCGGAGGTGCCGATGCCGTGCGCGAGCGCGCCGAACGCGCCATGCGTCGAGGTGTGGCTGTCACCGCAGACGATGGTGGTGCCGGGCAGCGTAAAGCCCTGCTCCGGGCCGATGACGTGGACGATGCCCTGACGCTTGTCGAACTCGTTGTAATATTCGATGCCGAATTCCTTGGCGTTCTCCGCCATCACCCGCATCTGCTCGATGCTCTCGGGGTCGGGGTTCGGCTTCGAGCGGTCGGTGGTCGGGATGTTGTGGTCGACGACGGCGAGCGTCTTCTCGGGCGCGTGCACCTTGCGGCCCGCAGCGCGCAGGCCTTCGAACGCCTGCGGCGAGGTCACCTCGTGCACCAGGTGGCGATCGATATAGAGCAGGCAGGTGCCGTCCTCGGCCTCGTGGACCAGATGGTCGTTCCAGATCTTGTCGTACAGCGTGGTCGGTTTGGACATGAGCTTCAGCTCCAGAAGAAATTCAGTGGTGAATGGCGTTAAGCGCGTCTCGGCGCGCGAGCAGGCGACAGCGTCCAGGCAGCGTTACGCTGCGCGCGTAAGCTCAGACGTTGCCGACGTCGCAAAGCGTCCGAAGAAGCGGCCGGGCAACCGCGAGCGATCGTCGATCACGACGCGCTGGCAGGTCTGACTTGCTTGATCCGGAACCATTCTAAATTTCTAACACAGGGCTTGCGCCCGCGACAATCGATCGATGCTCGGGCCTGTCCATCAGATAGGTATGCCGCAACAAAAAAGCGCGGGGCAGGCCCCGCGCTTTTGGTCACATCCGGTTGTCGTTTGACGCGTTTTCTTGACGCGAACTGGTCCCCACTTCGCTCGAAAACGCTATGAAGGGGAACGTTACTCGCCGACGGCGGTCTGGCGGTCCTGCTTCTCGACGATGCGGGCCGACTTGCCGCGCAGGCTGCGCAGGTAATAGAGCTTGGCGCGACGAACCTTGCCGCGACGCACGACCTTGATCGAGTCGATCATCGGCGACATCACCGGGAAAACGCGCTCGACGCCCTCGCCGTACGAAATCTTGCGCACGGTGAAGCTCTCGTTGAGGCCGTGGCCGGAACGGCCGATGCAGACGCCTTCATAGGCCTGCACGCGGGTGCGTTCGCCTTCGACCACCTTCACGTTGACGATGACGGTATCGCCGGGGCCGAATTCCGGAATGGTCTTGGCGGCGGCGAGCTTGTCGAACTGCTCTTTTTCGAGCTGCTGAATCAGGTTCATCGAAATCTCCATCGGCGGCGCGCCCAGCCTGTGCGGG
Protein-coding sequences here:
- a CDS encoding metallopeptidase family protein, translating into MWTTAKAPSLAEMEAMAHEIFERLPEAFRVLCEGLIIRVDDFPTDEVLDEMQAESEFDLLGLFHGIGLPQQSHGDVARLPNLVWLYRRPILDYWAEHDETLGHIVRHVLIHEIGHHFGLSDADMEAIEADAG
- the leuD gene encoding 3-isopropylmalate dehydratase small subunit; amino-acid sequence: MDKFTTLEGVAAPLKIINVDTDMIIPKQYLKTIKRTGLGKGLFSEQRYKDDGSENPDFVLNQSAYRNAKVLVAGDNFGCGSSREHAPWALLDFGIRCVISTSFGDIFYNNCFKNGILPIRVSQEDLDKLFDDAERGANATLTIDLPNQEIRGPDGGTVKFEIDAFRKHCLINGLDDIGLTMEKKSSIDTYEAKLKERAWA
- the leuC gene encoding 3-isopropylmalate dehydratase large subunit, coding for MSKPTTLYDKIWNDHLVHEAEDGTCLLYIDRHLVHEVTSPQAFEGLRAAGRKVHAPEKTLAVVDHNIPTTDRSKPNPDPESIEQMRVMAENAKEFGIEYYNEFDKRQGIVHVIGPEQGFTLPGTTIVCGDSHTSTHGAFGALAHGIGTSEVEHVLATQTLIQKKAKNMRAIVDGKLPEGVTGKDIILAIIGEIGTAGGTGYVLEYAGEAIRALSMEGRMTVCNMSIEGGARAGLVAPDQKAFDFLRDRPKAPKGAAWDAAMRYWETLRSDEGAHFDHELRLDAAKLPPIVTWGTSPEDVISVTGFVPDPDKIADEAKRLSKHRALKYMGLTAGTKITDIKLDRVFIGSCTNGRIEDLRAAAKIAEGKTVNANVNAMIVPGSGIVKEQAEAEGLDKIFVAAGFEWREPGCSMCLAMNPDKLKPEERCASTSNRNFEGRQGFKGRTHLVSPAMAAAAAIAGHFVDVRDWR
- the rplS gene encoding 50S ribosomal protein L19, whose protein sequence is MNLIQQLEKEQFDKLAAAKTIPEFGPGDTVIVNVKVVEGERTRVQAYEGVCIGRSGHGLNESFTVRKISYGEGVERVFPVMSPMIDSIKVVRRGKVRRAKLYYLRSLRGKSARIVEKQDRQTAVGE
- a CDS encoding CoA ester lyase, producing the protein MTRPRRSLLFMPGSNARALEKARTLAADGIILDLEDSVAPDAKATAREQIAKAVAAKGFGKREVLIRINALDSPWWVDDIGMAGKAQPDGILVPKISTVDDLNAVADRLSDINAPASIRVWAMIETARAVLDADKLAAASKDSEVRLAGFVFGPNDIARETRIRMKPGRAAMIPMITHCILATRAHGLEILDGPYGDISNIDGFAEECAQGRDLGFDGKTLIHPSHIDACNAIFTPPEAEVAEARRIIAAFEQPENASRGAIQLDGRMVERLHAEMAKRTIAIADAIAAMGH